From a region of the Nonlabens sp. Hel1_33_55 genome:
- a CDS encoding M48 family metallopeptidase produces MDAQTLFFIIIGILTFEFVLERTLSYLNYTWYSKPIPTVVDDVYDAAEYERSQEYKKTNFRFGTISSSVSFVATVLFLFLDGFAIVDTWARSIADNEILIAIVFFGIIAIAGELISLPFSYFGTFVIEERFGFNKTTKKTFILDKLKGWLLTALLGGGLLAVVVLCYQWAGDNFWWYVWILVFLISVLMNMFYARLFVPLFNKQVPLEEGELKHKISAYAATVGFQLDKIFVIDGSKRSTKANAYFSGFGSEKRVTLYDTLIEKLTQEEIVAVLAHEVGHYKKKHIIYNLIASTLTTGLTLWLFSLFVDSDLLAQALGVGSASFHIGLVAFGLLYAPISRITGLVMSSLSRKFEYQADHYAEQTYEGLPLINALKKLSSSSLSNLTPHPAYVFFHYSHPSLQQRIKVMQA; encoded by the coding sequence ATGGATGCGCAAACTCTTTTCTTCATCATTATAGGGATTCTAACTTTTGAATTCGTTCTGGAACGCACCTTGAGTTATCTTAATTATACCTGGTATTCCAAACCAATTCCAACAGTGGTAGATGATGTTTATGACGCTGCAGAATATGAGCGCTCGCAGGAATATAAAAAGACCAATTTCAGGTTTGGTACCATATCCTCAAGTGTATCGTTTGTCGCTACCGTATTATTTCTGTTTTTGGATGGCTTTGCCATTGTAGATACATGGGCGCGCTCCATTGCAGATAATGAGATTCTTATCGCTATTGTATTCTTTGGGATCATTGCTATAGCTGGTGAGTTGATCTCGTTACCTTTTTCCTATTTCGGTACTTTTGTGATCGAGGAGCGATTTGGATTTAATAAAACGACCAAAAAAACCTTCATCTTAGATAAGTTGAAAGGCTGGTTGTTGACAGCTCTATTGGGCGGTGGTCTGCTTGCAGTGGTTGTACTTTGCTATCAATGGGCAGGCGATAATTTCTGGTGGTATGTCTGGATTCTTGTTTTCTTGATTTCTGTATTGATGAACATGTTTTATGCACGGCTGTTTGTGCCATTATTCAATAAACAAGTTCCGCTGGAAGAAGGTGAACTCAAGCACAAGATTAGTGCTTATGCAGCAACCGTTGGCTTTCAATTGGATAAGATTTTTGTGATTGATGGCAGCAAGAGATCAACTAAGGCTAATGCGTATTTTAGCGGTTTTGGAAGTGAAAAGCGAGTGACATTATACGACACGCTTATTGAAAAGTTGACTCAGGAAGAAATCGTAGCCGTTCTTGCTCATGAAGTAGGTCACTACAAAAAGAAACACATCATCTATAATTTGATCGCCAGTACATTGACTACAGGCTTGACCTTATGGCTGTTCTCTTTATTCGTAGATAGCGATTTGCTGGCGCAGGCTTTGGGAGTTGGGTCAGCGTCATTTCATATAGGATTGGTAGCCTTTGGGTTGCTCTACGCTCCTATTTCAAGAATTACTGGGCTTGTAATGAGTTCGCTTTCGCGAAAGTTTGAATACCAAGCAGACCATTACGCTGAACAAACCTATGAAGGATTACCTTTAATCAACGCGCTGAAGAAGTTATCCAGTTCAAGCTTGAGTAACCTCACACCACATCCAGCTTATGTGTTTTTCCATTACTCTCATCCTAGCTTACAGCAGCGTATCAAGGTGATGCAGGCATAA
- a CDS encoding M42 family metallopeptidase codes for MADKSILNDKSMKFLEKYLNTASPTGYEWNGQQVWMDYLKPYVDEFITDNYGTAVGVINPDAKYKVVIEGHADEISWYVNYITDNGLIYVVRNGGSDHQIAPSKRVNIHTAKGIVMGVFGWPAIHTRDKSDEKAPKLDNIFIDVGAENKKEVLEMGVDVGCVITYPDTFMVLNKNKFVCRALDNRMGGFMIAEVARLLKENKKELDFGLYVTNSVQEEIGLRGAEMITQTIKPNVAIVTDVTHDTTTPMIEKKTNGDAAIGKGPVLAYAPAIQNKLRNIIMETANKNKIPFQRRATSRSTGTDTDAFAYSNGGVPSALISLPLRYMHTTVEMVHREDVENVIKMIYETLLVLKADQSFSYFDNRSEKLI; via the coding sequence ATGGCAGACAAGAGTATACTGAACGATAAATCGATGAAATTTCTTGAGAAATATCTCAATACGGCATCGCCTACCGGTTATGAATGGAATGGGCAGCAAGTATGGATGGATTATCTCAAACCTTATGTGGACGAATTTATAACCGATAATTATGGAACTGCGGTTGGAGTTATAAATCCAGATGCTAAATACAAGGTGGTTATTGAAGGCCATGCAGATGAAATTTCTTGGTACGTCAATTATATTACAGATAACGGATTGATCTATGTCGTGCGCAACGGTGGATCTGATCACCAGATCGCACCGTCTAAACGTGTAAACATTCATACGGCCAAAGGAATCGTTATGGGCGTTTTTGGCTGGCCAGCAATTCACACCAGAGACAAATCTGATGAAAAAGCTCCAAAACTTGATAACATCTTTATCGACGTAGGTGCAGAAAATAAAAAAGAAGTACTAGAAATGGGTGTTGATGTAGGTTGCGTCATCACTTACCCAGATACATTCATGGTCTTGAACAAAAACAAGTTTGTTTGTCGTGCTCTTGATAACCGCATGGGCGGATTCATGATTGCAGAGGTCGCTCGTTTGTTGAAGGAGAACAAAAAGGAATTAGATTTTGGCCTTTATGTGACCAATAGTGTTCAAGAAGAAATAGGATTACGTGGTGCAGAAATGATTACCCAAACCATCAAACCTAACGTTGCCATAGTGACTGACGTAACTCACGACACCACTACTCCAATGATCGAGAAGAAAACTAATGGTGATGCTGCGATAGGGAAAGGACCAGTTCTGGCTTATGCACCGGCGATTCAAAATAAGCTGCGCAATATCATCATGGAAACGGCTAATAAAAATAAGATTCCGTTTCAGAGACGTGCCACGAGTCGTTCCACAGGAACTGATACAGATGCTTTTGCCTACAGTAACGGCGGCGTGCCTAGTGCACTGATATCGCTACCATTGCGATACATGCACACCACGGTAGAAATGGTTCACAGAGAAGACGTGGAAAATGTTATCAAAATGATTTATGAAACTCTTTTGGTCTTAAAAGCAGACCAAAGCTTTAGTTACTTTGACAACCGCAGTGAAAAGCTGATTTAA
- a CDS encoding ABC transporter ATP-binding protein translates to MARPKLQSITEKKKTSVFSLDSLSAIPRFFGEIWRVSPKLFTLNSIARLLTALSPVVTLWIGKIIIDEIITQIALDKQDLTRLWTYVGIELGVVVVTELLNRVVSLTDGLIGDLYSNASSEKIIRKTNELTLEQLEDPEFYDKLERARQQTNGRVNLMSDALGQVQALISIVSLIAALIYFEPWLIVLLILSIIPSFINEAKYSSHRYSLARSWTAERRELDYLRFVGANNTTAKEVKLFGLTDYIALRFKNLSHKYYNINKSLSIKQSIYGSLFNILGTLSYYGAYLFIIIEVIAGVLTIGELTFLSGSFNRLRNNLQQFFSRFTRISESALYLRDYFDFLDIPLEQHTVDPVGLPETIERGFELKNVHFSYPGSDKPVLEGVNFHIKAGEKIAFVGENGAGKTTLIKLILRFYEPTSGEILLDGININKFSKEEYRARFGVIFQDFFKYEFRLRENIAVGDIAQIDNDSMINDAAERSLASQVITEMTDGIDQQLGRRFAKGQELSGGQWQKVALARAYMKNADIMVLDEPTSALDAQAEFDVFERFIGLTEGKTSIIISHRFSTVRMADRILVLKHGKIEEIGTHEELMENPQTYSRLFNLQAAGYQ, encoded by the coding sequence ATGGCGCGACCAAAATTACAATCCATTACAGAGAAGAAAAAAACCTCTGTTTTCTCCCTTGATTCACTATCTGCTATTCCGCGGTTTTTTGGTGAAATATGGCGAGTTAGTCCCAAGCTTTTCACGCTCAATTCCATAGCTAGATTGTTGACTGCATTGTCACCAGTCGTGACTTTATGGATTGGGAAAATCATTATCGATGAAATCATCACACAAATCGCACTTGATAAGCAGGATCTAACAAGACTATGGACCTATGTAGGCATCGAGTTAGGTGTGGTCGTTGTAACAGAATTACTTAATCGAGTCGTCTCTTTAACAGATGGTTTAATAGGCGACCTCTACTCCAACGCTTCATCAGAAAAAATCATACGTAAGACCAATGAACTGACTCTGGAACAATTAGAAGATCCTGAGTTTTATGACAAACTGGAACGTGCCAGACAGCAAACCAATGGCCGTGTGAATTTGATGAGTGATGCATTGGGTCAGGTTCAGGCGCTTATCTCCATTGTCTCGCTGATTGCAGCATTGATTTACTTCGAACCTTGGTTGATTGTATTGTTGATTTTGAGCATTATCCCGTCATTTATCAATGAGGCAAAATACAGCTCGCACCGCTACTCGCTGGCACGCAGCTGGACTGCTGAGCGTCGTGAACTGGATTACTTAAGATTTGTTGGAGCGAATAATACCACTGCCAAAGAGGTCAAACTCTTCGGGCTTACTGACTATATCGCACTGCGTTTCAAGAATCTATCTCACAAATACTATAACATCAATAAGAGTCTTTCCATCAAGCAAAGCATTTATGGATCGTTGTTCAATATTCTGGGAACACTATCCTATTACGGCGCCTATTTGTTCATTATCATTGAGGTTATTGCAGGCGTACTTACAATAGGTGAACTCACGTTCCTTTCTGGATCCTTCAATAGATTGCGCAACAACCTGCAGCAATTCTTCTCACGATTCACACGTATTTCAGAAAGCGCTTTGTACTTGAGAGATTACTTTGACTTTCTTGACATACCGCTGGAACAGCATACGGTTGATCCTGTCGGGTTACCTGAAACTATTGAGCGTGGTTTTGAGCTCAAGAATGTACATTTTAGTTATCCTGGTAGTGACAAACCAGTATTAGAAGGCGTAAATTTTCACATCAAAGCAGGTGAAAAGATTGCATTTGTAGGTGAAAATGGCGCGGGAAAAACTACTCTGATCAAGTTGATCCTCAGGTTTTACGAGCCTACCAGTGGTGAAATTTTGCTGGATGGCATCAATATCAATAAATTTTCAAAGGAAGAATATCGAGCGCGATTCGGTGTGATATTTCAGGATTTCTTTAAGTATGAATTTCGCTTACGCGAAAACATAGCCGTTGGAGATATTGCTCAAATTGATAATGACTCCATGATTAATGACGCTGCAGAACGTAGTCTAGCCAGTCAGGTCATCACAGAAATGACTGATGGTATCGACCAGCAGTTAGGCCGCCGTTTTGCCAAAGGTCAAGAACTCAGTGGCGGTCAATGGCAAAAGGTAGCACTCGCAAGAGCCTATATGAAAAATGCAGATATCATGGTGCTGGACGAACCTACCAGCGCTCTAGATGCACAAGCAGAGTTTGACGTATTTGAACGATTCATAGGATTAACCGAAGGAAAAACCAGCATCATCATTTCCCACCGCTTCTCAACCGTTCGTATGGCAGATCGTATTCTCGTACTCAAACATGGAAAGATTGAAGAAATAGGAACTCATGAAGAACTCATGGAAAATCCGCAAACGTATTCTCGATTATTTAATTTACAGGCTGCTGGGTATCAATAG
- a CDS encoding helix-turn-helix domain-containing protein — MNLIAKRIVEARKTRGLSQEELAEKANLNLRTVQRIENSENEPRGKTLNLICDVLEINSTELVEGKTAWSAKRIANIIVTGLFLIALNMILMGIIGYLTLDSNANLNSRVGGVLVSILLPFSIVVFTRKMSSIERVLYFGSGYVVYFLMTVIKLGFPRGFVVGLIPCLLISVTVLYFGNAVFKKK; from the coding sequence ATGAATTTGATTGCCAAAAGAATTGTAGAGGCTAGGAAGACTAGAGGTCTATCTCAGGAAGAGCTCGCTGAAAAAGCGAATCTGAATCTAAGAACCGTTCAAAGAATTGAAAATTCAGAAAATGAACCTAGAGGAAAAACGCTGAATCTTATCTGTGATGTTTTAGAGATTAATTCTACAGAACTAGTTGAAGGTAAAACGGCTTGGTCTGCAAAAAGGATAGCAAACATCATTGTCACAGGTTTATTTCTAATTGCCCTCAATATGATATTGATGGGAATCATCGGTTATCTTACGTTGGATTCTAATGCAAATTTGAATAGTAGAGTTGGTGGAGTTTTAGTAAGTATTCTTCTACCCTTTTCTATTGTAGTATTTACGAGAAAAATGAGCTCCATAGAACGTGTATTGTATTTCGGTTCTGGGTACGTTGTGTACTTTTTGATGACCGTAATTAAGTTAGGATTTCCCAGAGGATTTGTCGTAGGGCTAATTCCATGTTTACTTATAAGCGTTACCGTGCTTTACTTTGGGAATGCGGTCTTTAAAAAGAAATAA
- a CDS encoding putative quinol monooxygenase, protein MIVRIVQMHFTADKVEGFKQMFDEIKEGIRHQPGCTFLELYQGTDDPQTFFTYSYWNSTADLNNYRNSALFQEIWPKTKAMFDQKPIATSVEKIHSLS, encoded by the coding sequence ATGATTGTAAGAATCGTACAGATGCATTTTACAGCTGATAAAGTTGAGGGATTCAAGCAGATGTTTGATGAGATTAAAGAAGGCATACGCCATCAACCCGGTTGCACATTTCTAGAGTTGTATCAAGGAACTGATGATCCACAGACCTTTTTTACTTATAGCTATTGGAATTCTACAGCAGATTTAAATAACTACAGAAATTCTGCGTTGTTTCAAGAGATCTGGCCGAAGACTAAAGCCATGTTTGATCAAAAACCTATCGCCACATCTGTAGAGAAAATCCATAGCCTTTCATGA
- a CDS encoding MFS transporter, with the protein MNSRFTNWLNIILLILAGEAVFILPFVLPRIFRPTVLEVFNLTNVELGALFSTYGIVAFFSYLFGGSIADKYPPKYLISVALMLTAAGGLVLASYPSFWTLQLLYGYWGFTTIFLFWAAMLKATRVTGGANRQGLAFGLLDGGRGLVAAGFGSLGIFVLSIFMADNVTLDPQNQADSFQKVIIVFSAVIASVGILVALLLKSTNRAEKLQVTHWKDLITNFKIVIKIRSVWLLMIIILCAYVGYKITDVFSLYANDVMGYDEIESAGVGTFMLYIRPFVGVGVGLLADKTKTSLMMIIGFMLSIVGCILFASGIINENLGTLFIVSILITATGVYAFRTLYFAAMQEGHIPLVMTGTAIGLISLVGYTPDIFMGPAIGYFLDGWPGELGHQYVFAMCAAFMVVGLCAAIVFNRTTKISLGK; encoded by the coding sequence TTGAATTCTAGATTTACAAATTGGCTTAACATCATCCTGCTTATTCTAGCTGGTGAAGCCGTTTTTATTTTGCCTTTTGTATTGCCTAGAATCTTTAGGCCTACGGTGCTGGAAGTTTTTAATTTGACTAATGTGGAATTGGGTGCTCTGTTTTCTACTTATGGGATTGTGGCGTTCTTTTCCTATCTATTTGGTGGTTCCATAGCAGATAAATACCCGCCTAAATATTTGATTAGTGTAGCATTAATGCTTACCGCTGCTGGTGGTCTAGTTCTCGCCTCCTATCCTAGTTTCTGGACCTTGCAATTGCTTTATGGCTACTGGGGTTTTACCACTATATTTCTGTTTTGGGCGGCGATGCTGAAGGCGACAAGAGTCACTGGTGGTGCAAATCGACAAGGTCTGGCTTTTGGATTATTGGATGGTGGACGTGGTTTGGTCGCAGCAGGATTTGGATCACTTGGAATATTTGTGCTGTCTATATTTATGGCAGATAACGTCACACTCGACCCACAAAATCAAGCCGATTCCTTTCAAAAAGTCATCATCGTATTTTCTGCAGTGATTGCATCTGTAGGAATTCTCGTGGCACTACTTCTAAAATCTACCAATCGAGCCGAAAAACTCCAAGTAACTCACTGGAAGGATCTGATCACCAATTTTAAAATAGTTATCAAAATCAGGTCTGTATGGTTATTGATGATCATCATATTATGTGCCTACGTAGGTTATAAAATCACAGATGTTTTCTCACTCTACGCCAATGATGTCATGGGATATGACGAGATTGAGTCGGCTGGTGTTGGAACTTTTATGCTTTATATTCGTCCGTTTGTGGGCGTTGGCGTCGGGTTACTGGCTGATAAGACCAAAACCTCTCTCATGATGATTATCGGGTTTATGCTATCGATTGTGGGATGCATCTTATTTGCCAGCGGCATCATCAATGAAAATCTGGGAACCTTATTTATCGTTTCTATATTGATCACTGCGACTGGAGTTTACGCTTTTAGGACCTTATATTTTGCCGCCATGCAGGAAGGTCATATCCCATTGGTAATGACGGGTACCGCAATCGGTCTTATCTCGCTGGTAGGTTATACTCCAGATATTTTTATGGGACCAGCTATTGGTTATTTTCTTGATGGCTGGCCTGGTGAGTTGGGTCATCAATATGTTTTTGCGATGTGTGCGGCGTTTATGGTTGTCGGACTTTGTGCAGCCATAGTTTTTAATAGAACCACTAAGATTTCTCTAGGGAAGTAG
- a CDS encoding phosphoribosylaminoimidazolesuccinocarboxamide synthase — translation MFLFDTITDTNFNFPGQKSVYKGKVREVYTLKNDTLVMIASDRLSAFDVVMPRGIPFKGQILNQIATKMMAATEDIVPNWLIATPDPNVAIGHNCEPFKVEMVIRGYMSGHAAREYKTGKRELCGVPMPEGMKENDKFPQPIITPATKAEMGDHDEDISKENILSRGIVSKEDYEVLEKYTRALFERGTQLAADRGLILVDTKYEFGKTADGTIVLIDEIHTPDSSRYFYADGYEKRQEKGEPQKQLSKEFVRQWLISNDFQGLEGQKVPTMTDEYILSVSERYIELYEKITGEEFDKADTNNILDRIEENVVEWLEKN, via the coding sequence ATGTTCTTATTTGATACCATAACTGATACCAATTTTAACTTCCCAGGACAAAAATCTGTTTACAAAGGGAAAGTTCGTGAGGTGTACACGCTGAAGAATGACACGCTTGTCATGATCGCTAGTGATAGGTTAAGTGCATTTGATGTAGTGATGCCGCGAGGCATTCCATTCAAAGGACAAATATTAAACCAAATAGCGACTAAAATGATGGCCGCTACTGAGGATATTGTTCCTAATTGGTTGATCGCGACACCAGATCCTAATGTTGCGATAGGACATAATTGCGAGCCCTTCAAAGTGGAGATGGTGATTCGTGGCTACATGAGTGGTCATGCGGCACGCGAATACAAAACAGGAAAACGCGAACTGTGCGGCGTTCCTATGCCAGAAGGTATGAAGGAAAACGATAAGTTCCCACAACCTATAATCACTCCAGCTACCAAAGCAGAAATGGGTGATCACGACGAGGATATTTCAAAAGAGAACATCTTATCTCGCGGTATCGTTTCCAAAGAAGATTATGAGGTTCTTGAAAAATACACACGCGCATTGTTTGAAAGAGGAACGCAACTCGCTGCAGATCGTGGTTTGATCTTGGTGGATACCAAATATGAATTTGGCAAAACTGCAGATGGCACTATTGTTCTAATCGATGAGATCCACACACCAGATTCTTCCAGATATTTTTATGCAGATGGCTATGAGAAACGCCAGGAAAAAGGAGAGCCCCAAAAACAATTAAGCAAAGAGTTTGTACGACAGTGGTTGATCTCCAATGATTTTCAAGGCTTGGAAGGTCAAAAAGTTCCTACAATGACAGACGAATACATCTTATCTGTTAGTGAGCGATACATTGAGCTCTACGAGAAAATCACTGGCGAGGAATTCGACAAAGCAGATACCAATAACATTCTGGATCGGATTGAAGAGAATGTTGTGGAGTGGTTGGAGAAAAACTAG
- a CDS encoding DUF4294 domain-containing protein yields MTHRHYFVILILMCSAFAKAQTTPSSQQPTDSTKTADADYYYIDGDSVSAVELQEILLIQDLKFTSRYERVRYLILQRKVKRVWPYAKLAAERLTELDRRLATIENKGDQRRYAKMVENYIEDEFKEELKKLTRTEGQILIKLIHRQTGDTAFELIKRLRSGWSAFWFNNTASFFDISLKEEYQPMTVVEDFYVEDILQQQFKRDVLEPQEPAIPIDYFAGRNLWKNFESNLPPNYDKVNLAERAERRKEYLEKKAKKERRKNRRKKS; encoded by the coding sequence ATGACCCATAGACATTATTTTGTGATATTGATTTTGATGTGTTCCGCTTTCGCGAAAGCGCAAACCACACCATCATCACAACAACCTACTGACAGCACCAAGACCGCAGATGCAGATTACTACTACATAGATGGCGACAGCGTGAGTGCTGTGGAATTGCAGGAGATATTGCTGATTCAAGATCTCAAATTCACCAGCCGATACGAACGTGTACGATACCTAATTTTACAACGCAAGGTAAAACGCGTGTGGCCATACGCAAAACTAGCAGCAGAACGTCTCACGGAATTGGATAGAAGACTTGCAACCATTGAAAACAAAGGTGACCAGCGTCGCTATGCAAAAATGGTGGAGAATTACATTGAGGACGAATTTAAGGAAGAACTTAAGAAGCTAACCCGTACAGAAGGTCAGATCCTGATCAAACTGATTCACCGTCAAACCGGCGATACAGCTTTTGAATTGATCAAGCGATTGCGTAGTGGCTGGAGTGCGTTCTGGTTCAACAATACCGCAAGTTTTTTTGACATTTCACTCAAAGAGGAATACCAACCCATGACTGTGGTTGAAGATTTTTATGTGGAAGATATTTTACAGCAGCAGTTCAAAAGAGATGTTCTGGAACCTCAAGAGCCAGCGATTCCCATCGATTATTTTGCTGGACGCAACTTGTGGAAAAACTTTGAATCTAATTTACCACCCAACTACGATAAGGTAAATCTTGCCGAGCGTGCAGAACGCCGCAAGGAATACCTTGAAAAGAAGGCGAAAAAAGAGCGACGTAAAAACCGCAGAAAGAAAAGCTAA
- a CDS encoding CBU_0592 family membrane protein, which translates to MFSSTDWIGTIGVFLILLAYFLTVIKKIKTEDLLFILLNFVGASLACLASILLEYWPFIILEACWSLISLYSLIRYFNRKTATANA; encoded by the coding sequence ATGTTTTCCTCAACTGACTGGATAGGTACTATAGGAGTATTCTTGATCTTATTAGCTTACTTCCTCACCGTGATCAAAAAGATCAAAACGGAAGACCTTTTGTTCATCCTTCTGAATTTTGTGGGTGCTTCATTAGCTTGTCTCGCATCGATCCTACTCGAATATTGGCCATTTATCATTCTTGAGGCGTGTTGGAGTTTGATATCTTTATATTCGTTGATTCGGTATTTTAATAGAAAAACTGCGACTGCTAACGCTTAA
- a CDS encoding DUF6364 family protein: MNKNITLDIDEKVAIKALDYAAANDISLSKIFEAYLVELVKPQKKF; this comes from the coding sequence ATGAATAAAAATATAACGCTTGACATTGACGAGAAGGTTGCGATCAAAGCGTTGGACTATGCTGCGGCCAATGACATTAGCCTTTCCAAAATTTTTGAAGCTTATCTAGTGGAGCTGGTAAAGCCTCAAAAAAAGTTTTAA
- a CDS encoding S-adenosyl-l-methionine hydroxide adenosyltransferase family protein, with product MAIITLTTDFGWKDPYVGAVKGAIHKELDAVTIVDISHDISPFHIAEAAYIIQKAYDSFPDGTIHIIGVDAEHTPENKHVAILLNGHYFICADNGSLCLIMSKLKAEKMVEINIHDRISSNFTTLDVFVQTACHIARGGTLEVIGKPIHSLKSITGIHPQVSDSGNYINGQVIYIDNYGNSVTNISRELFKEVGRGRTFELSARSERHKKIYDRYSDIVNFETAPEKRDVDGKGLVIFNTAGLIEIATYRSNPLTVGSASTLFGLQLDAPVIINFENK from the coding sequence ATGGCCATAATTACATTGACGACAGATTTTGGCTGGAAAGATCCATATGTAGGCGCGGTTAAGGGCGCCATTCACAAAGAGTTAGATGCCGTCACTATTGTTGATATTTCTCACGACATCTCTCCTTTTCACATTGCCGAGGCTGCTTACATCATTCAAAAAGCATACGATTCCTTTCCAGATGGAACCATTCATATTATAGGCGTTGATGCAGAACACACGCCAGAAAATAAGCACGTCGCTATTTTACTAAACGGCCATTATTTTATTTGTGCTGATAATGGGTCGCTTTGCCTAATCATGAGCAAACTGAAGGCAGAAAAAATGGTCGAGATTAATATTCACGATCGTATATCGTCCAACTTTACAACACTGGACGTATTTGTACAAACAGCCTGTCACATTGCTCGTGGTGGTACGTTGGAAGTGATTGGGAAGCCTATCCATTCCTTAAAATCAATCACAGGCATTCACCCACAGGTATCTGATAGTGGCAATTATATCAACGGTCAGGTTATTTACATTGATAATTATGGGAACAGCGTCACAAACATAAGCCGAGAATTGTTCAAGGAAGTAGGTCGTGGACGTACGTTTGAACTTTCCGCACGTAGTGAGCGGCACAAAAAGATTTATGACCGCTACTCTGATATCGTAAACTTTGAAACCGCACCAGAAAAGCGCGATGTAGATGGTAAAGGTCTCGTGATCTTCAACACCGCTGGGTTGATTGAAATAGCGACCTACAGATCAAATCCCTTGACAGTTGGTAGTGCCAGTACACTTTTTGGTTTGCAACTGGATGCGCCGGTAATCATTAATTTTGAAAACAAATGA
- a CDS encoding PhoH family protein: protein MNELVIDLADANPREFFGVKNKNLAFLKQHYPKLKIVARGSTMKVYGDEEQLAEFDKRLEMLLKHFTKYNKIDENVIERLLTANDTENYESKGTGDVLVHGNNGALIRPKTPNQRKLVALCKQNDMVFAIGPAGTGKTYIGVALAVQALKNREVKRIIITRPAVEAGENLGFLPGDLKEKLDPYMQPIYDALRDMVPAERLATYIEKGTIQIAPLAFMRGRTLDHAYVILDESQNTTHAQMKMFLTRMGKDAKFFITGDPGQIDLPRRTISGLKEALLILKEVEGVGMMYLDDSDVVRHRLVKKVIAAYKEIENRN, encoded by the coding sequence TTGAACGAACTTGTCATCGACCTTGCAGACGCAAATCCTAGAGAATTTTTTGGCGTCAAGAACAAGAATCTTGCCTTCTTAAAACAACACTATCCCAAACTAAAAATCGTCGCTCGTGGTTCCACCATGAAAGTATATGGCGATGAAGAACAGCTAGCGGAATTTGACAAGAGGCTTGAAATGTTACTCAAGCACTTTACAAAATATAACAAGATTGATGAAAATGTGATTGAACGTTTGTTAACCGCAAATGATACTGAAAATTACGAATCAAAAGGAACTGGCGACGTGCTTGTTCATGGAAATAACGGCGCTTTGATTCGCCCCAAAACTCCCAACCAGCGCAAGTTGGTAGCACTTTGTAAGCAAAATGACATGGTGTTTGCCATAGGACCAGCAGGAACGGGTAAAACATATATAGGAGTTGCACTTGCTGTGCAGGCACTTAAAAACCGCGAGGTCAAACGCATTATTATTACACGTCCGGCAGTTGAGGCTGGCGAGAATCTAGGGTTTTTACCAGGTGATCTCAAGGAAAAATTGGATCCTTACATGCAGCCCATCTATGACGCCTTACGCGACATGGTACCTGCTGAGCGACTTGCGACATACATTGAAAAAGGAACAATTCAGATTGCGCCACTGGCATTTATGCGTGGTAGAACGCTCGATCATGCCTATGTGATTTTGGATGAGTCCCAAAACACCACACATGCACAGATGAAGATGTTTCTGACCCGCATGGGAAAAGATGCAAAATTCTTCATCACTGGTGATCCAGGGCAAATTGACTTGCCACGCAGGACTATTTCTGGTCTCAAAGAGGCTCTCTTGATTTTGAAAGAAGTTGAAGGTGTAGGCATGATGTATCTAGACGACAGCGATGTGGTGCGTCACAGACTGGTCAAAAAAGTGATTGCAGCCTACAAAGAGATTGAGAATCGCAATTAA